CAACAAAATACTTATAAACTCTATATCCATCCTCTGAAAGTTCTGGGTGGAAAGATAATCCTACATATTTGCCTTCTCTAACTCCCACAATCTTATCATCATCCATTGCAAGAACTTCAACATCATCGCTCAATATTTTATCAACAACTGGAGCTCTTATAAACACAGCGTGGATTTTCCCTACACCTTTCATCTCAAGGTCTTTTTCAAAACTTTCCCTCTGACTTCCGTAAGCATTTCTTTTTATAGTTACATTCATTAACTCCAATAATGGTTGTTTTCTACCAGTTCCTTTCGATAAGAGAACCATACCTGCACAGGTTCCCAATATTGGTAAATCAGAATTCTTTAATGCATCCATAAACCCGTATTTAACCATTAACTTACCCATTGTTGTGCTCTCTCCACCTGGAATAATTAACGCATCTATGTCTTTTAAATCTTCAACAAATCTAACTCTTTTTGCTTCATAACCTGCTTTTTTTATCGCTTCTTCGTGTTCTTCAATAGCCCCTTGAATTCCTAAAACACCAATTATCAAACTCTCACCTTCAGTTTTAATTCAATTTAAAAAACGCTAAAGGTGTATAAAAATTTTAGCAAAAAAAGAACGATATATCTAAATTTATCAATTTAGATGCCTAAAATTAAAAATGGTGCAGGGGAGGGGATTTGAACCCCCGAACCCCTTCGGGACCGGATCTTAAGTCCGGCGCCTTTGGCCAGGCTTGGCGACCCCTGCACAACCCATGTCGGCACAAATACAATACTCAAAACTATTATATATACTTTTTGGTTTTGTGTGCTTTTATAACACAACTGTAAAATTTTTTAGCTCAATTCAATTGAATACATTGATTATAGTAGTTCTGCAATTTAAAAACACATAACAAACTTTGAATTTAAATTAGAATTTGTTAAACAATCTTCAAATTGAAATTTACGCTAAGTATTATAGTCGTTTGCTGAATTTTGTTAGCTATTTAAACATAATATATCAGAAAGTTTTGTCACTGACTATATAGTAACATTCACAGAACAACTATACACAAAATAGAAAAATTGTAAAAACATATAATTTTAGGAATATCTACGTATTTTCTATATTATCTATCATTTTAAAAATCTAAAAGATTAACCCTCTATGACCTTGACATAAAAATTCCTATGTCTTGGACCGTCAAATTCACAGAAATAAATGCCCTGCCATGTTCCTAAGAGCAATTTCCCATTTGTAATTATAACCGTCAAAGAACATCCAAATGTGGAACTCTTTATATGAGCATCAGAGTTCCCTTCTATGTGTGTAAATGGATAATCCCTTGGGATTTTATCTTTTAGGAATGCTATTATATCCCTCCTCACAGAAGGATCGGCATTCTCGTTTATAGTTATGGCTGATGTTGTGTGGGGAGTAAATACTACTACCACCCCTTCCTTTACATTTGCTTTTTTAACACTTTCCTCAACATAACTTGTTATATCAATCATCTCTTCTCTTGAATTTGTTTTTATCGAATATTTGAAGAGCATACTATCCCTCAAAATCCTCTTTCTTTATTTCATCAAATACATACTCAAATTCTCCCTTTATTAGCATTTCTAACTCCTTTGGAGTTAGTATTGGTTTGTCATATAGAGCAGAATCATCCATCACAATTCTCGGACATGCAACTATTACATACGCATCAACATCATAAATTAAGGATTGGGGAGATAGACTATTTACAACAATCGATATATAATCAATACCAGCATTTTTTAATAAATCCTTCACATATTCAAAGATTTTCTTTCTACATTGTCCTTTTTTTGTAGATAAAACGATACCAATTTTCTTTGGGGGATTTATCACCAACTTTGAGATTATGCCAATTCTCCTCTTAATCAATTTGTTTATCTCATCCTCTTCAATGGACGAAATTTCCCTTGTTGCTGGGTTGTAAATAGTTACTGACTTTTTTATTTTGTATGCAATCATCAGCGGATGAAACCTCCCAGTTCCAACAAATAAAACATTGCCTTCTTTATTTATTTCTGCTCTACATCCCAATATAATGGTAGGGTTGTATTTTTTTAGAAGTTCTTTGTATTGGATTGTTGTTGCTACAGTGGTGATGTTTTTCT
The sequence above is a segment of the Methanotorris igneus Kol 5 genome. Coding sequences within it:
- the pdxT gene encoding pyridoxal 5'-phosphate synthase glutaminase subunit PdxT, which gives rise to MIIGVLGIQGAIEEHEEAIKKAGYEAKRVRFVEDLKDIDALIIPGGESTTMGKLMVKYGFMDALKNSDLPILGTCAGMVLLSKGTGRKQPLLELMNVTIKRNAYGSQRESFEKDLEMKGVGKIHAVFIRAPVVDKILSDDVEVLAMDDDKIVGVREGKYVGLSFHPELSEDGYRVYKYFVEEVVKK
- a CDS encoding secondary thiamine-phosphate synthase enzyme YjbQ, whose translation is MLFKYSIKTNSREEMIDITSYVEESVKKANVKEGVVVVFTPHTTSAITINENADPSVRRDIIAFLKDKIPRDYPFTHIEGNSDAHIKSSTFGCSLTVIITNGKLLLGTWQGIYFCEFDGPRHRNFYVKVIEG
- the dph2 gene encoding diphthamide biosynthesis enzyme Dph2, with translation MWNLETERIINEIEKRNAKRILFQAPEGLKKDVEKEIEKIKKYFDEKGKSLELMIWGGTCFGGCDLVDNEVKHLGIDLIIHYGHEELEYAKPSIPTIFVPVYHIFDEEEKNEILKDIEDIIKEKNITTVATTIQYKELLKKYNPTIILGCRAEINKEGNVLFVGTGRFHPLMIAYKIKKSVTIYNPATREISSIEEDEINKLIKRRIGIISKLVINPPKKIGIVLSTKKGQCRKKIFEYVKDLLKNAGIDYISIVVNSLSPQSLIYDVDAYVIVACPRIVMDDSALYDKPILTPKELEMLIKGEFEYVFDEIKKEDFEG